Below is a genomic region from Gemmobacter sp. 24YEA27.
AGTGTATCTGATCGTCCTGTAAGGGACGCGTTCCTGAAAGACGGAACATTGACATCGTATAGAGAGAGAGAAACATCGATAGCATGATGGTTCATTCCAATGGGAATTGAACCGTTGTTCAGATGTTCGTGCAACGTCTGTTCGTTGTCCGGGTGCCACGTAAGTGACCTTCGGCCAAAGGCCAGCGCCGCGCGAGCGAACAACAGTGCTATTGTTCAAGTCTAGTACGCAACCGGTCACTGATACGTCAGTGACATGGGTAGAAGTATATGACTTCTGTTTCGGAAAGTGGCTGCGGGCTTAGCTTGTCCTGCGGCCTTGCTCTTTCCGGATCAGATCAAGCGCGAGAAGGGCGTTTGGTGGATGCCTAGGCAGTAAGAGGCGATGAAGGACGTGGTACCCTGCGTTAAGCTATGGTGAGCCGGGAACAGGCTTTGACCCATAGATCTCCGAATGGGGAAACCCACCTGATATTCTGTTGTAATTGCTACGCAATTACGCTCGCTCCGTGCCGGCTCAATGCCGGAGGCGGCTGCGCCGCGTAGCTGCGAGGTGATTTACAGCAGGGTAAAACAGGTACTAATTACCTGAATACATAGGGTTTTTAGAGCGAACCCGGGGAACTGAAACATCTAAGTACCCGGAGGAAAGGACATCAATAGAGACTCCGTTAGTAGTGGCGAGCGAACGCGGATCAGCCGATGCATGAAGTGTGACAAGAATGGTCTGGAAAGGCCAACCATAGTGGGTGACAGTCCCGTATTGGAAGCACCATTGCACATATTAAGTAGGGCGGGACACGTGAAATCCTGTCTGAAGATCGGAGGACCACCTCCGAAGGCTAAGTACTCCTTACTGACCGATAGCGAACCAGTACCGTGAGGGAAAGGTGAAAAGCACCCCGACGAGGGGAGTGAAACAGTACCTGAAACCGGACGCCTACAAGCAGTCGGAGCCTCCTTGAGAGGTGACGGCGTACCTTTTGTATAATGGGTCAACGACTTGGTCTAACGAGCGAGCTTAAGCCGATAGGTGTAGGCGCAGCGAAAGCGAGTCTTAAATGGGCGACAGAGTTCGTTGGATCAGACCCGAAACCAGGTGATCTAGCCATGAGCAGGATGAAGGTAAGGTAACACTTACTGGAGGTCCGAACCAACACCCGTTGAAAAGGGTCTGGATGACTTGTGGCTAGGGGTGAAAGGCTAATCAAACCTGGAGATAGCTGGTTCTCCGCGAAAGCTATTTAGGTAGCGCCTCGGACGAATACCATCGGGGGTAGAGCACTGGATGGGCAATGGGGTCCCACAGACTTACTGAGCCTAACCAAACTCCGAATACCGATGAGTAATATCCGGGAGACACACGGCGGGTGCTAACGTCCGTCGTGAAGAGGGAAACAACCCTGACCTGCAGCTAAGGCCCCTAATTCATGGCTAAGTGGGAAAGCATGTGGGACGGCCAAAACAACCAGGAGGTTGGCTTAGAAGCAGCCATCCTTTAAAGATAGCGTAACAGCTCACTGGTCTAGATAAGCTGTCCTGCGGCGAAGATGTATCGGGGCTCAAGCCATGAGCCGAAGCTCGGGATGCACAGCGATGTGCGTGGTAGCGGAGCGTTCTGTGATATAGAACGCTGTCTCTTGTTGATCCTTTATCCTCGGATAATGGGGACCAACGCAGAGACACTGTTCTTTCTGTGAAGCCGGGCTGTAAGGCATCCGGTGGAGAGATCAGAAGTGAGAATGTTGACATGAGTAGCGACAAAGAGGGTGAGAGACCCTCTCGCCGAAAGTCCAAGGGTTCCTGCTTAAAGCTAATCTGAGCAGGGTAAGCCGGCCCCTAAGGCGAGGCCGAAAGGCGTAGTCGATGGGAACACGGTTAATATTCCGTGGCCAGGAGGATGTGACGGATCTCGAAGATTGTCTTCCCTTATCGGATTGGGAAGGCCGTTCAGAGGTTCCTGGAAATAGCCCTCCATCAGACCGTACCCTAAACCGACACAGGTGGACAGGTAGAGTATACCAAGGCGCTTGAGAGAACCACGTTTAAGGAACTCGGCAAAATGCTCCCGTAAGTTCGCGAGAAGGGAGCCCCGTCTGTACGCAAGTATGGGCGGGGGGCACAATCCAGGGGGTGGCGACTGTTTACTTAAAACACAGGGCTCTGCGAAGTCGTAAGACGACGTATAGGGTCTGACGCCTGCCCGGTGCCGGAAGGTTAAAAGGAGGGGTGCAAGCTCTGAATTGAAGCCCCGGTAAACGGCGGCCGTAACTATAACGGTCCTAAGGTAGCGAAATTCCTTGTCGGGTAAGTTCCGACCTGCACGAATGGCGTAACGATCTCCCCGCTGTCTCAAACGTGGACTCAGCGAAATTGAACTGTGTGTCAAGATGCACACTACCCGCGGTTAGACGGAAAGACCCCATGAACCTTTACTCTAGCTTTGCATTGGCATCAGGAATGTGATGTGCAGGATAGGTGGTAGGCATTGAAACTTGGACGCCAGTCTGAGTGGAGCCATCCTTGAGATACCACCCTTCGCCTTCTTGATGTCTAACCGCGGTCCGTTATCCGGATCCGGGACCCTGCATGGTGGGGAGTTTGACTGGGGCGGTCGCCTCCCAAATCGTAACGGAGGCGCGCGAAGGTTGGCTCAGACCGGTCGGAAATCGGTCGTTGAGTGCAATGGCAGAAGCCAGCCTGACTGCGAGACTGACAAGTCGAGCAGAGACGAAAGTCGGCCATAGTGATCCGGTGGTCCCAAGTGGGAGGGCCATCGCTCAACGGATAAAAGGTACTCTGGGGATAACAGGCTGATGATGCCCAAGAGTCCATATCGACGGCATCGTTTGGCACCTCGATGTCGGCTCATCTCATCCTGGGGCCGGAGCAGGTCCCAAGGGTACGGCTGTTCGCCGTTTAAAGAGGTACGTGAGCTGGGTTTAGAACGTCGTGAGACAGTTCGGTCCCTATCTGCCGTGGGTGCAGGAGGCTTGAGAAGAGTTGACCCTAGTACGAGAGGACCGGGTTGAACGAACCACTGGTGGACCTGTTATCGTGCCAACGGTAGTGCAGGGTAGCTATGTTCGGACAGGATAAACGCTGAAGGCATCTAAGCGTGAAGCCCCCTTCAAAACTAGGCCTCCCTTGAGGGCCGTGGTAGACCACCACGTCGATAGGCCAGAGGTGTAAGTGCGGTAACGCATTCAGCTGACTGGTACTAATTGCCCGATTGGCTTGATTTGATCCGGTAAAAGCAAGGCATAAACCTTCGCTAACCGACAGACAGCCATATACAAGCACCAAAAGTCGTACAGACCTGAACAATACATCGATGTTCGCGGATCAAATCCGCAAGTCTCTGTTCCGGTTTGGTGGTCATAGTGGTGGCTAAACACCCGATCCCATCCCGAACTCGGCCGTTAAGGGCCTCTACGCCAATGGTACTGCGTCTCAAGACGTGGGAGAGTAGGTAACCGCCAAACCTGATCAGAGACTTCTCTCTCCAATACGATACAAATCCCCTCATACTAACCCCGAGGGGATAACGGCCGCGGGGTGGAGCAGCCAGGTAGCTCGTCAGGCTCATAACCTGAAGGTCACAGGTTCAAATCCTGTCCCCGCAACCAGAATTACTGATAGATATCAGTGTATTAGGCCTCCTTCGGGAGGTCTTTTGCATTTGAGCCCAAAACATCCCGGAAGCATATCGGAAGCACTTGCGCGGAAACCGTAGCGGGAAATCGGCGGAGGTCACATTGACGTGAGGCCAGTCGTTGATGGCGCTGAAGCCGCGCGAAACCGGCAATGTGTCGGCTGATGCTCTGCTCTGATGGATATCGACTCTCAGTTGAGGTCCTGTTGCTGCTGAGCGCCACCGCTTAACCGATCTTTATGGGGATGTGCTTAACCGAATGACATTCGAAGGAAGCTTTGCTAGGTCATGTTGACAAATGGCGGAGCCAGAGCCTGATGCAGGCGACGTCGACGAAGCCCAGGAAGCTTTCGGCGGTTTTGTCGTAGCGGGTTGCAAGGCGGCGGCTGTTTTTCAGGTTGTTGAAGCAGCGCTCGACCATGTTGCGCAGGGTATAGATGGTCATGTCGACAGCCTTGCGCACCCTTCGGTTCTTTCGCATCGGTATCATGGGCAGGGCGTTGCGGCTCTCGATGTCTTCCCGAATTTTATCAGAGTCATAGCCCCTGTCGGCGACCAGAACTGCTGGCTGCGGCAGGTTGTCGGCCATCACCAGATCATAGCCGGTGTAGTCGGAATCCTGCCCCCGCGTGATCTCGGTCCTCTTCGGGAGGCCTGCGCCGTTGACGCGGAGATGGATCTTGGTCGAGAAGTGGAAGGTGGTCCAGAAAACGATCCAGTGGATCGTTTTCCCACCGGACGCTCTCGAACGGCCAGGAGCCTCTTGTCAGCAGTCCCCCTTTTGCGCCCGCCGCATGATGATGAGCGCGGATCACAGTGCTGTCGACCATCTGGAGCTTGTCTGGCGCGATCCCAGCGTGGTTCAGCGCATCCAGGATATCCTCCCACAATCCCGCCAAAGTCCACCGGCGGAACTGACGGTAGACCGAGGACCACTTGCCAAACTCTTTGGGCAGATCACGCCATGGCGCACCAGTCCTTGTGATCCAGGAAATTCCATCGAGAACAAGACGATGGTCCGCAGGTTTCCGCCCGTTAGAGTGCCGGGCGGCACGAATGAAGCCCTCGAAGAAGGTCCACTCATCGTCGGATATCAGGTTGCGTGCCAAGCTCATCTCCCACGTAGAGATGAGCTTGAATCATAGGACGAATGCCAGCGGAATCCCTTTTGTCAACACGACCTAGCAAAGAAGGCGTCCACAAAACATGGGGCTATTCACTTATCTGCCGCATGCACTACGCATATTGGCATGCGAATGACCGACAGAACCCAGTTTCCGAATTTTCGGTGCTTTTCGAAATCTGCTGCCATCACGCCCTCAGCAGACGCATCTCGCCGATGAACGAGTCCAGAGTTTGCAGGTGCGGTTGAACTGATCCGGGGAACTTCTCGATTATGGGTCTGGGAACGACAAGCGTAACCTTTGCGTCAAGCATCTCTTTGAACTGGGTTTCCGAGATCCCTTCCTGCAATGTCAGCAGGTGCTTGTGTTCCACACGATTGGCTTCATTCAGAATCTGGCGCCAACGGTCTTTCATCGTCGTCTTCACCGCCAGCATCCGCAGCTTCTCTGTCGGAAAATGCGTATCTTTGTAGGCTGCTTCTGACGGGAACAGAAAATCTGGTGATTTCCCCGGTTCAGATTCGGGCTGGTGCGAGAAGTCGGTCCCCTCAACGAGCTTCTCTTCTAAAAAGATCTCACGGGCATGGAGTTCGAGTGACCGCCCGGCGCGCGACTTCCGGCGCTGGAGAATGGTCTGCGCGCGGGAGATGAACCCGTCAATATCCGTGAAGCCCTTTTTGATAAACGGCAGCTCAACAGCTTCCTCAACGCTACGGAATATTTCATACTCACAGGCACGCCGTTTCATGAGGCGCAGATCGGGCATCAGGCTGCCATGGGACTGAAGCCCGGCCGCCTTAGCGATGATCTCGGTTCCGCCAGGGAATTTCGAAAGCCATGCAGCAGGAATCTCGGCTGGCGTCAGCCAGCAACTGGCACGGACTGTCGCAGTTGTCGTGAAAAGGTCAGGCTGGATCACGCCGCCTACCGGTTGGATGAACGACTTGCCAGGCTCGACGGGACCGATGCGATCCTCGACCAGATCTTCCTCAGCTTCATGTCGGCATAGCCAGACGTGGCACTTTGGTCCCAGATCCTGGCCAAGGGCAAAAGCGAAGATGGTCAGCGCGCCGGTGTTTTCGGGGTCGAGCAGTGCAGAATCGGAGCCGCCCCAATTCGTAAGCCGGGTTTCGTCGCGCCCGTTCCTCTGCTGCTTATACCGTTTTGAATTGTAGTAGAATGCGCGGATCTGGCGGTAGTCAGCGTGGCTGTCGATGTAGACGTCGAACCAGGCGGTCGGATTTTCGACGTCAACCCGACCGAGAGCGGGCAAGACCTCGAACAGTAAGTTTTTCGGAATATAGGGACCGGCCTGGTGCGTTTTGTTGGCAAGCGTGTCGTTGCCGCTCAATCGCTTGACGTACCATGTGTAATTCGGCCCACTGTATTCGTTGAGCCAGTCTCCCAGGTCCATCATCTGCTGCGCCCCCTGATCTCGCATCTGACCTCTTCTCCGCGGCGCCACGCAGCCGTCCGCACAAGTGTCTCTTCAAGTCCAATACGCCCCGGCCCCGAAACACGCAC
It encodes:
- a CDS encoding type II restriction endonuclease, with the translated sequence MRDQGAQQMMDLGDWLNEYSGPNYTWYVKRLSGNDTLANKTHQAGPYIPKNLLFEVLPALGRVDVENPTAWFDVYIDSHADYRQIRAFYYNSKRYKQQRNGRDETRLTNWGGSDSALLDPENTGALTIFAFALGQDLGPKCHVWLCRHEAEEDLVEDRIGPVEPGKSFIQPVGGVIQPDLFTTTATVRASCWLTPAEIPAAWLSKFPGGTEIIAKAAGLQSHGSLMPDLRLMKRRACEYEIFRSVEEAVELPFIKKGFTDIDGFISRAQTILQRRKSRAGRSLELHAREIFLEEKLVEGTDFSHQPESEPGKSPDFLFPSEAAYKDTHFPTEKLRMLAVKTTMKDRWRQILNEANRVEHKHLLTLQEGISETQFKEMLDAKVTLVVPRPIIEKFPGSVQPHLQTLDSFIGEMRLLRA
- a CDS encoding IS5 family transposase (programmed frameshift), producing the protein MSLARNLISDDEWTFFEGFIRAARHSNGRKPADHRLVLDGISWITRTGAPWRDLPKEFGKWSSVYRQFRRWTLAGLWEDILDALNHAGIAPDKLQMVDSTVIRAHHHAAGAKGGLLQEAPGRSRASGGKTIHWIVFWTTFHFSTKIHLRVNGAGLPKRTEITRGQDSDYTGYDLVMADNLPQPAVLVADRGYDSDKIREDIESRNALPMIPMRKNRRVRKAVDMTIYTLRNMVERCFNNLKNSRRLATRYDKTAESFLGFVDVACIRLWLRHLST